CATGCGCCGCTTCGATCTGCCCCCCGAGATCAACCATCTGCTCGAGGAGATGGCCGAGACCGACCTGCGGGCGGTGCGCAAGCTGCGCGACGCCATCCTCACCATGCGTCCCAACATGAGGGAAGCCGAGGAGATCTCCGAGGAAGTCGACCGCATCGAGGGCGAGGTCGACGATATCTACGTCAAGATCTACGGCATCCTCTTCGAGATGGATACCGATTTCAAGACCTTCCATCAGCTCAAGGCGATCATCGAGCGGCTGGAAGAGGTAGCCGACCGGGCCGCCGACTGCGCCGAGACCATCCGGCTGATCGCGGTGCGGCACCTGGAAATCCAGTAGGCCGGCAGCGGCCGCGGGCAGGTGGCTGAAGCGCAATCGATGGCCTCTAAACCGACTCCCCTGGAACGGCTTCGCCGCAGCGGCATCTCGCCGGACCGCGGCCTGGGGCAGAACTTCCTCATCGATCCCAATATCCTTGGCGTCATCGAACGCATGGCGTCGCTGGGCCCGAAGGACACCGTGCTCGAGGTCGGCCCCGGCCTGGGCGTCCTGACCGAGCGGCTGCTCGACCTCTGCGGCGCCGTCCACTGCGTCGAGCTCGACCGCCGCCTGGGGAAGCTGCTGCGGGACGAGTTCGGCTCGCGCCCGAACTTTCAGCTGCACCAGGCCGACGCCGTCAGGTTCGATTTCGCCTCGCTGGACCCGCCGCCGGTAAAATTCGTCGCCAACCTGCCTTATAATGTCGCCGCGCCCCTGGTGATGATCAGTTTTGAGCTGC
Above is a genomic segment from Actinomycetota bacterium containing:
- the rsmA gene encoding 16S rRNA (adenine(1518)-N(6)/adenine(1519)-N(6))-dimethyltransferase RsmA yields the protein MASKPTPLERLRRSGISPDRGLGQNFLIDPNILGVIERMASLGPKDTVLEVGPGLGVLTERLLDLCGAVHCVELDRRLGKLLRDEFGSRPNFQLHQADAVRFDFASLDPPPVKFVANLPYNVAAPLVMISFELPSLEFWCLMLQQEIAERLFAVPGSSNYGGVSVMTQLLAEKIEARPVPATVFYPRPRVRSSL